One window of the Paraburkholderia sp. PGU19 genome contains the following:
- the panD gene encoding aspartate 1-decarboxylase: protein MQRNMLKSKIHRAVVTHCELHYEGSCAIDENLLEAANIVENERIDIWNINNGERFSTYAIKGERGSGMISLNGSAARRAQLGDLVIIAAFANVDEEELKAGWKPDLVFVDENNVIKGSRDHVPTQSWS from the coding sequence ATGCAACGCAACATGCTGAAGTCGAAGATTCACCGCGCAGTCGTCACGCACTGCGAACTGCACTACGAAGGCTCGTGCGCGATCGACGAGAACCTGCTCGAAGCGGCGAACATCGTCGAAAACGAGCGCATCGACATCTGGAACATCAACAACGGCGAGCGCTTCTCGACGTATGCGATCAAGGGCGAGCGCGGCAGCGGCATGATCTCGCTGAACGGCTCGGCGGCGCGGCGCGCGCAACTGGGCGACCTGGTGATCATCGCGGCGTTCGCGAACGTCGACGAGGAAGAACTGAAGGCGGGCTGGAAGCCCGATCTGGTGTTCGTCGACGAAAACAACGTGATCAAGGGCAGCCGGGACCACGTGCCGACGCAAAGCTGGAGCTGA
- the cobU gene encoding bifunctional adenosylcobinamide kinase/adenosylcobinamide-phosphate guanylyltransferase — translation MISRDLTFVLGGARSGKSLHAEHLASASALPVTYVATARIGDDEFAARVARHRERRPAQWALLEAPLDLPQAIASIDQPEHCVLIDCLTLWLANLLCPADGSPPLADYLDRFAALETTLVRARAKIIVVSNEIGLGVVPLGATTRLYVDELGRLNQRIAAISTQATMMVAGLPLQLKPASHA, via the coding sequence ATGATTTCCCGCGACCTCACCTTCGTCCTCGGCGGCGCGCGCTCGGGCAAGAGCCTGCACGCCGAACACCTCGCGAGCGCGAGCGCGTTGCCCGTGACCTATGTCGCGACGGCGCGCATTGGCGACGACGAGTTCGCTGCTCGCGTCGCGCGTCATCGCGAACGACGGCCCGCGCAGTGGGCCTTGCTCGAAGCGCCGCTTGATCTGCCACAAGCGATCGCGTCGATCGATCAGCCGGAGCACTGCGTGCTGATCGACTGTCTGACCTTGTGGCTCGCGAACCTGCTCTGCCCTGCCGACGGCTCGCCGCCGCTAGCCGATTACCTCGACCGTTTCGCCGCGCTCGAAACGACGCTCGTGCGGGCGCGCGCGAAGATCATCGTCGTCAGCAACGAGATCGGCCTTGGCGTCGTGCCGCTCGGCGCGACAACGCGTCTGTATGTCGACGAACTCGGCCGACTGAACCAGCGCATTGCCGCGATTAGCACGCAAGCAACGATGATGGTCGCGGGCCTGCCGCTGCAACTGAAACCCGCGAGCCACGCATGA
- a CDS encoding autotransporter assembly complex family protein: protein MAGWAIERSRKHRNESTVTGCRVMQRASFAAMLLRACLSCGFCVLLLVTTHAHAARAKPTYEVDVEAEPRSLRKLLEEHLDISRFAKREDISPEQFDFLVTATPQQVRDLTSTQGYFTPVVRTDVRTIDGKKVVRVSVDPGPRTTISSISLSFRGPVLTEDPEQENKTRFAFSLHEGEPFTQSDWDDAKEASLKALQSRRYLGAKIARSEARIDPRTHDAKLSVTYDSGPTFTMGQMDVEGTRRYPERIVRNVNPISPGEVYDVQRVTELQRQLQNTPYYASVAIDVGNDTEKPLDTPLHVKVSEFPYNSVRGGVGYSTDTGAHVQGSYSYLDTFGAAWPFTVAGRLDQIQQYGQVTLAMPPGARGWTNSALVSYTSTDVSDTRIYSLRAGVQRTRTSQYIDYAYSLLYYQDRLDQNTQAPTTSRALVPAWSWTRRNTDDPLFPRSGNLIRVEAGFAVKGVATDQTFIRGYARGQQYVPVGARDLVLFRAELGGVFTSGPSSGVPASLLFRAGGSNSVRGYGYQSIGNNVGGSILPTKYLVTATSEYQHWFNRDWGAAAFFDIGTATDAWGEKVFYPGVGVGARWRSPVGPVNIDIAYGTRNRSVRPYLTLGIAF from the coding sequence TTGGCGGGGTGGGCCATCGAGCGGTCGCGCAAGCATCGCAACGAAAGCACCGTGACGGGCTGTCGCGTGATGCAGCGCGCATCGTTTGCGGCGATGCTGCTGCGTGCATGTCTGTCGTGCGGGTTCTGCGTGCTGCTGCTCGTCACGACGCACGCCCATGCCGCGCGCGCGAAGCCGACTTACGAGGTCGACGTGGAAGCGGAGCCGCGCTCGTTGCGCAAGCTGCTCGAAGAGCATCTGGACATTTCCCGCTTCGCGAAACGCGAGGACATCAGCCCCGAGCAATTCGACTTTCTCGTGACGGCGACGCCGCAGCAGGTGCGCGATCTGACGTCGACGCAAGGCTATTTCACGCCCGTCGTGCGAACCGACGTGCGCACCATCGACGGCAAAAAGGTGGTGCGCGTCTCTGTCGATCCCGGCCCGCGCACGACCATTTCGTCGATTTCACTGTCGTTTCGCGGCCCCGTGCTGACGGAAGACCCCGAGCAGGAAAACAAGACTCGCTTTGCGTTCTCGCTGCACGAGGGTGAACCGTTCACGCAGTCGGATTGGGACGACGCGAAGGAAGCCTCGCTCAAGGCGCTCCAGTCGCGCCGCTATCTGGGCGCGAAGATCGCGCGCTCGGAAGCGCGAATCGATCCGCGCACGCACGACGCGAAGCTGTCCGTCACCTACGACAGCGGCCCCACGTTCACGATGGGCCAGATGGACGTCGAGGGCACGCGGCGCTATCCCGAACGTATCGTCAGGAACGTGAATCCGATCTCGCCGGGCGAAGTCTACGATGTCCAGCGCGTGACCGAGCTGCAGCGCCAGTTGCAGAACACGCCGTACTACGCGAGCGTCGCGATCGATGTCGGCAACGACACGGAAAAGCCGCTCGACACCCCCCTGCACGTCAAGGTCAGCGAGTTTCCGTACAACAGCGTGCGCGGCGGCGTCGGCTATTCGACGGACACGGGCGCGCATGTGCAGGGCTCGTATTCGTATCTCGACACGTTTGGCGCGGCCTGGCCGTTTACCGTCGCTGGCCGGCTCGACCAGATCCAGCAGTACGGCCAGGTGACGCTTGCGATGCCGCCGGGCGCGCGCGGCTGGACCAACAGCGCGCTCGTGTCGTACACCAGCACCGACGTGTCTGACACGCGCATCTACAGCTTGCGAGCGGGCGTGCAGCGCACGCGGACCTCGCAGTACATCGACTACGCGTACTCGCTGCTCTACTACCAGGACAGGCTGGACCAGAATACCCAGGCGCCGACCACGAGCCGCGCGCTCGTGCCCGCGTGGTCATGGACCCGCCGCAATACCGACGACCCGCTGTTTCCTCGCTCGGGCAACCTGATTCGCGTCGAGGCGGGCTTTGCAGTCAAGGGCGTGGCGACCGACCAGACCTTCATTCGCGGCTATGCGCGCGGCCAGCAATACGTGCCCGTCGGCGCGCGCGACCTCGTCCTGTTTCGCGCGGAGCTGGGCGGCGTGTTCACGAGCGGGCCGTCGAGCGGCGTGCCCGCGTCGCTGCTGTTCCGCGCGGGCGGCTCGAACTCGGTGCGCGGCTACGGGTATCAGAGCATCGGTAACAACGTCGGCGGCTCGATTCTGCCGACCAAGTACCTCGTGACGGCCACTTCCGAATATCAGCACTGGTTCAACCGCGACTGGGGCGCGGCCGCGTTCTTCGACATCGGCACGGCCACCGACGCGTGGGGCGAGAAAGTCTTCTATCCGGGCGTTGGCGTGGGCGCGCGTTGGCGCAGCCCCGTCGGCCCGGTCAACATCGATATCGCGTACGGCACGCGCAACCGCAGCGTGCGGCCGTATCTGACGCTCGGTATCGCGTTCTGA
- a CDS encoding ScpA family protein, translated as MTTADEARAASGQPDAALAAPATDSTPNTVDGIAFARLYGEPLFKLPQDLYIPPDALEVFLETFEGPLDLLLYLIRKQNFNVLDIPMAEVTNQYLGYVEQLRKTNLELAAEYLLMAAMLIEIKSRMLLPVKKADTGDEAEDPRAELVRRLLEYEQMKLAAQRLDQLPQLGRDFLRAEVYIEQSITPRFPDVNTDDLRSAWADVIKRAKLVQHHKISREELSVREHMSVILRRLQGARFMEFSELFDTTRGVPVVVVNFIAMLELSRESLIEITQAEPFAPIYVRLAYLPA; from the coding sequence GTGACGACCGCCGACGAGGCCCGCGCCGCTTCGGGACAGCCCGACGCAGCGCTCGCCGCGCCCGCTACCGACTCGACGCCCAACACCGTCGACGGCATCGCTTTCGCTCGCCTGTACGGCGAGCCGCTGTTCAAGCTGCCGCAGGATCTCTACATCCCGCCCGACGCGCTCGAAGTCTTTCTGGAGACGTTCGAAGGCCCGCTGGATCTGCTGCTGTACCTGATTCGCAAGCAGAACTTCAACGTGCTCGACATTCCGATGGCCGAAGTCACGAACCAGTATCTCGGCTATGTCGAACAGTTGCGCAAGACCAATCTCGAACTCGCCGCCGAATATCTGCTGATGGCCGCGATGCTCATCGAGATCAAGTCGCGCATGCTGCTGCCCGTGAAGAAGGCCGACACGGGCGACGAAGCGGAAGACCCGCGCGCCGAACTGGTCCGCCGTCTGCTCGAATACGAGCAGATGAAGCTCGCGGCGCAGCGTCTGGACCAGTTGCCGCAACTCGGACGCGATTTCCTGCGCGCCGAGGTGTATATCGAGCAAAGCATCACGCCGCGCTTCCCCGACGTGAACACGGACGACCTGCGCTCCGCGTGGGCCGACGTGATCAAGCGCGCGAAGCTCGTCCAGCATCACAAGATCTCGCGCGAAGAGCTGTCCGTGCGCGAGCACATGAGCGTGATCCTGCGCAGGCTGCAGGGCGCGCGCTTCATGGAGTTTTCCGAACTGTTCGACACGACGCGCGGCGTACCCGTCGTCGTCGTGAACTTCATCGCGATGCTCGAACTGTCGCGTGAATCGTTGATCGAGATCACGCAAGCCGAGCCGTTCGCGCCGATTTACGTGCGGCTGGCCTATCTGCCGGCCTGA
- a CDS encoding PaaI family thioesterase, whose translation MSKLRSEYTIDRLHERQKGSLPGLLGVRVTGLEEGVLTAELTVRSELLAPNGYLHAATVIGLADTACGYACLAHLPDNARNFTTIELKSNFLGTSTEGTIRAVAKAVHLGRSTQVWDATVTAPDGKTMALFRCTQIVLY comes from the coding sequence ATGAGCAAACTTCGCAGTGAATACACGATCGACCGGCTTCACGAACGCCAGAAAGGCTCGCTGCCGGGCTTGCTGGGCGTGCGCGTCACGGGCCTGGAAGAAGGCGTGCTGACGGCCGAACTGACCGTGCGCAGCGAATTGCTCGCGCCGAACGGCTACCTGCACGCGGCCACCGTGATCGGACTCGCCGACACCGCCTGCGGCTACGCGTGCCTCGCGCATCTGCCCGACAACGCACGCAATTTCACGACGATCGAGCTGAAGAGCAATTTCCTTGGGACTTCGACGGAAGGGACGATCCGCGCCGTTGCAAAGGCCGTGCACCTGGGCCGCAGCACCCAGGTGTGGGACGCGACCGTGACGGCACCCGACGGCAAGACGATGGCGCTGTTTCGCTGCACGCAGATCGTCTTGTACTGA
- the panC gene encoding pantoate--beta-alanine ligase: protein MKVISSIQELRDQLRGQNRTAFVPTMGNLHEGHLSLMRLARQHGDPVVASIFVNRLQFGPNEDFDKYPRTLQDDIDKLQKENVYVLFAPTERDMYPQPQEYRVHPPHDLGDILEGEFRPGFFTGVCTVVMKLMSCVQPRVAVFGKKDYQQLMIVRAMTEQFALPCDIIAAETVRDADGLALSSRNRFLSEAERAEAPMLAVALARVREGVLSGNRDFAKLEQEAVASLAVRGWKPDYIAIRKRSNLVAPAAHELDAPLVVLAAAKLGATRLIDNLEI from the coding sequence ATGAAAGTCATCAGCTCGATCCAGGAATTGCGCGACCAGTTGCGCGGCCAGAACCGCACCGCCTTCGTGCCGACGATGGGCAACCTGCACGAGGGCCATCTGTCGCTGATGCGCCTCGCGCGCCAGCACGGCGACCCGGTGGTGGCGAGCATCTTCGTGAACCGCCTGCAGTTCGGACCGAACGAAGACTTCGACAAGTATCCGCGCACCCTCCAGGACGACATCGACAAGCTGCAGAAGGAAAACGTCTACGTGCTGTTCGCGCCGACGGAGCGCGACATGTACCCGCAGCCGCAGGAATACCGGGTGCATCCGCCGCATGATCTCGGCGACATCCTCGAAGGCGAGTTTCGGCCCGGCTTCTTCACGGGCGTCTGCACGGTCGTGATGAAACTGATGTCGTGCGTGCAGCCGCGCGTCGCCGTGTTCGGCAAGAAGGATTACCAGCAGTTGATGATCGTGCGCGCAATGACCGAGCAGTTCGCGCTGCCGTGCGACATCATCGCCGCCGAAACCGTGCGCGATGCCGACGGCCTCGCGCTCAGCTCGCGCAACCGCTTTCTGAGCGAGGCCGAGCGCGCCGAGGCGCCGATGCTCGCCGTCGCGCTCGCCCGCGTGCGCGAAGGCGTGCTGTCGGGCAACCGCGACTTTGCGAAGCTGGAGCAGGAAGCTGTGGCGTCGCTGGCTGTGCGCGGCTGGAAGCCCGACTACATCGCGATCCGCAAGCGTTCGAACCTCGTCGCGCCCGCCGCGCACGAGCTCGACGCGCCGCTCGTTGTGCTCGCCGCCGCGAAGCTCGGCGCGACGCGCCTGATCGACAACCTTGAAATCTGA
- a CDS encoding DoxX family protein: MNPSVDSKPELAATILRVALAVLYLAHSLQKIFVFTLPGTAQFFQSIGYPGWLGYLTAFVELAGGIALLLGVQVRWVALVLLPFMLGALSVHLPNGWGFASPHGGWEYPAFWAVTLIVQSLLGNGLYAVGGVKAASIGQARKAA; encoded by the coding sequence ATGAACCCGTCCGTCGACAGCAAACCCGAGCTTGCCGCCACGATCCTGCGCGTCGCGCTAGCCGTGTTGTACCTGGCGCACAGCCTGCAGAAAATCTTCGTCTTCACGCTGCCGGGCACGGCGCAATTCTTCCAATCGATCGGTTATCCGGGCTGGCTCGGCTATCTGACGGCCTTCGTCGAGCTGGCCGGCGGCATCGCACTGCTGCTCGGCGTGCAGGTCCGCTGGGTCGCGCTGGTGCTGCTGCCGTTCATGCTCGGCGCGCTGTCGGTGCATCTGCCGAACGGCTGGGGCTTCGCGTCGCCGCATGGCGGCTGGGAGTACCCGGCGTTCTGGGCGGTCACGCTCATCGTTCAGTCGCTGCTCGGCAATGGGCTGTATGCAGTGGGCGGCGTGAAGGCGGCGTCGATCGGGCAGGCACGCAAGGCGGCTTGA
- a CDS encoding ParA family protein — MTVIVVANPKGGVGKSTLSTNLAGYFAAEGQWVALADLDRQQSAHAWLDLRPETLPAIETWEVDPDAPAKPPKGLEQAVIDTPAGLHGNRLNVALSLADKVIVPLQPSIFDILATKEFLERLAKEKAVRKGAIEIGVVGMRVDARTKSADQLHRFVEGLDLPVLGYLRDTQNYVQLAAHGLTLWDVAKSRVEKDLEQWASITSWVDGKAAHGKGGGKKD, encoded by the coding sequence ATGACGGTGATCGTGGTGGCGAATCCAAAGGGCGGCGTGGGCAAGAGCACGCTGTCGACCAATCTGGCTGGCTATTTCGCGGCGGAAGGCCAGTGGGTCGCGCTCGCCGATCTCGACCGGCAGCAGTCCGCGCACGCATGGCTCGATCTGCGTCCGGAAACCCTGCCGGCCATCGAAACCTGGGAGGTCGACCCCGATGCGCCGGCGAAGCCGCCCAAAGGCCTCGAGCAGGCCGTGATCGACACGCCTGCCGGACTGCACGGCAACCGGCTGAATGTGGCGTTGTCGCTGGCGGACAAGGTGATCGTGCCGCTGCAGCCGTCCATCTTCGATATTCTCGCAACCAAAGAATTTCTCGAGCGCCTCGCCAAAGAGAAAGCCGTGCGCAAGGGCGCAATCGAAATCGGCGTCGTCGGCATGCGGGTGGACGCGCGCACGAAGTCGGCGGACCAGCTGCATCGTTTCGTCGAAGGGCTCGATCTGCCCGTGCTCGGCTATCTGCGCGACACGCAGAACTACGTGCAGCTCGCGGCGCACGGCCTGACGCTGTGGGACGTCGCGAAGAGCCGGGTCGAAAAAGATCTGGAGCAGTGGGCGTCGATCACGTCGTGGGTCGACGGGAAGGCCGCGCACGGGAAGGGGGGCGGCAAGAAAGACTAA
- a CDS encoding DUF3460 family protein, with the protein MYQSDITQFLNQLKQQKPTLEEEQRRGRSLLWDKQPIDLDERASNQEARVKQNSYVYYQNF; encoded by the coding sequence ATGTATCAATCGGATATCACGCAGTTCCTGAATCAACTGAAGCAGCAAAAGCCCACTCTGGAAGAAGAGCAGCGCCGCGGCCGCTCGCTGCTGTGGGACAAGCAGCCGATAGACCTCGACGAGCGTGCATCCAATCAGGAAGCACGCGTGAAGCAGAACTCGTACGTCTACTACCAGAACTTCTAA